TGAGGTAGCCAACAACTCTGCGGCAGTCTGGAGCGGTACTGCTTACACCCAACTCAAACATGGCCCACCACCGCAAAAATCAGGTGGATTCTTGACGGGAGTGCAGGCTTATGTCGGCACGGCGTATTACCATGAAGGCAAGTTTGCCAAGCTGTCTTTCAGCGACATTGAAAAAATGTCCAAGGAAAATACGCCGCTGAATGAGATTGCCCAAAATGGCTGGGTGGCAATGTTGGAACACTACTTCATTAGCGCCTGGGTTCCCGCCAAAGAGCAGGATGAACAGTACTACAGCATGTTGACCGAAAATCAGGGTAACAAGGCGTATGTTCTGGGTATCCGCAGCCCTGTGCAACAAATAGCGCCAGGTGCTACTGGCACCTTCAAGGATAGCCTGTACGTCGGCCCCAAGGATCAGGATACGCTGGAAAAAATCGCTGATGGCCTCGACCTGACGGTGGATTACGGCATTTTCGCGTTCATTTCCAAGCCGATTTTTTGGCTGATGCAAATGATCCACAATGTGGTGGGTAACTGGGGCTGGACGATCATCATCCTCACCATCATTATCAAGGCAGCATTTTTCTGGCCATCAGCAGTCAGCTACAAATCCATGGCCAAGATGAAGGCGGTTTCCCCCAAGCTTAAGGAAATCAACGAGCGCTATGCCGATGACCCGCAGGGCAAGCAAAAGGCGATGATGGAGATTTACCGTAAGGAAAAGATCAATCCGCTGGGAGGTTGCCTGCCGATCCTGATCCAGATTCCGGTGTTCATGGGGCTGTACTGGGTGCTGCTGGAAAGCGTGGAATTGCGTCAGGCACCATGGATTTTGTGGTACAAGGACTTGTCGATCATGGATCCTTACTTCGTGCTGCCGCTGATCATGGGGGCTT
The sequence above is drawn from the Thiothrix nivea DSM 5205 genome and encodes:
- the yidC gene encoding membrane protein insertase YidC encodes the protein MDSQRPFLYLTLLFMLFLIWTTWQQDHAPKPPPTAATMASSPVDGGTAQDVPTQGASPALPGTDTVAPPGDAAVGQTITVRTDTLLMRINTRGGEVLEADLPTYPVSLDEPDKAVKILDLNGRNYVAQSGLQHQAVTGQDVKALAPDHLATFSTAQTEYTLGEGQDELVVPLTWQGANGVSVTKRFIFKRGSFQVGVEHEVANNSAAVWSGTAYTQLKHGPPPQKSGGFLTGVQAYVGTAYYHEGKFAKLSFSDIEKMSKENTPLNEIAQNGWVAMLEHYFISAWVPAKEQDEQYYSMLTENQGNKAYVLGIRSPVQQIAPGATGTFKDSLYVGPKDQDTLEKIADGLDLTVDYGIFAFISKPIFWLMQMIHNVVGNWGWTIIILTIIIKAAFFWPSAVSYKSMAKMKAVSPKLKEINERYADDPQGKQKAMMEIYRKEKINPLGGCLPILIQIPVFMGLYWVLLESVELRQAPWILWYKDLSIMDPYFVLPLIMGASMFLQQKLNPPQVDPMQQKIFQFMPIIFTVMFLFFPAGLVLYWVVNNVLSMAQQWYINKKIVGHA